The Xanthomonas sp. DAR 34887 genome has a segment encoding these proteins:
- the nusG gene encoding transcription termination/antitermination protein NusG, whose translation MKRWYVVHAYSGFEKSVAQALRDRIARDEMQERFGDVLVPTEEVIEMRSGQKRRSERKFFPGYVLVQIETHEEGGIPRIDNESWHLVKETPKVMGFIGGTADRPLPIRDEEADAILQRVQDGVEKPRPKVLFEPGQMVRVTDGPFNDFNGVVEEVNYEKSRLRVAVLIFGRSTPVELEFGQVEKA comes from the coding sequence GTGAAGCGTTGGTATGTCGTTCACGCCTATTCAGGCTTCGAGAAGTCCGTGGCCCAAGCGCTGCGCGACCGCATTGCGCGTGACGAGATGCAGGAGCGCTTCGGCGACGTGCTGGTGCCGACCGAGGAAGTGATCGAAATGCGCTCCGGCCAGAAGCGCCGTTCCGAGCGCAAGTTCTTCCCGGGCTACGTGCTGGTGCAGATCGAGACCCACGAGGAAGGCGGCATCCCGCGCATCGACAACGAAAGCTGGCATCTGGTCAAGGAAACCCCGAAGGTCATGGGGTTCATCGGCGGCACCGCCGATCGTCCGCTGCCGATCCGCGACGAAGAGGCCGATGCGATCCTGCAGCGCGTTCAGGATGGCGTGGAGAAGCCGCGTCCGAAGGTGCTGTTCGAGCCGGGTCAGATGGTCCGCGTCACCGATGGTCCGTTCAACGACTTCAACGGCGTGGTCGAGGAAGTCAACTACGAGAAGAGTCGCCTGCGCGTTGCGGTGCTGATCTTCGGCCGGTCCACCCCGGTGGAGCTGGAATTCGGCCAGGTCGAGAAGGCCTGA
- the secE gene encoding preprotein translocase subunit SecE, with amino-acid sequence MNSKIEHSKGTTASSGGDIVKYVIAALLVVAGLFVWFWFGEPSRATQLGSWSGPLRGLAVIVGLVAGAAVFLLTVKGREAREFVSESRFELRKVVWPTRQEAIRTTWVVIVVVIILSLLLGGFDFLIQKLMQWFVSR; translated from the coding sequence ATGAACAGCAAGATCGAGCATTCCAAAGGCACCACCGCTTCCTCCGGTGGCGATATCGTCAAGTACGTCATCGCTGCGCTGCTGGTGGTCGCGGGCCTGTTTGTCTGGTTCTGGTTCGGCGAGCCGAGTCGTGCGACGCAGTTGGGAAGCTGGTCCGGTCCGTTGCGTGGCCTGGCGGTCATCGTCGGCCTGGTCGCCGGCGCTGCGGTGTTCCTGCTGACCGTCAAGGGGCGCGAAGCCCGCGAGTTCGTGTCCGAGTCCCGGTTCGAACTGCGCAAGGTGGTCTGGCCGACCCGTCAGGAAGCGATCCGCACCACCTGGGTCGTGATCGTGGTGGTGATCATTCTGAGTCTGCTGCTGGGCGGGTTCGATTTCCTGATCCAGAAGCTGATGCAGTGGTTCGTGAGTCGTTGA
- the tuf gene encoding elongation factor Tu: MAKGKFERTKPHVNVGTIGHVDHGKTTLTAALTKIGAERFGGEFKAYDAIDAAPEEKARGITISTAHVEYESPTRHYAHVDCPGHADYVKNMITGAAQMDGAILVCSAADGPMPQTREHILLSRQVGVPHIVVFLNKADMVDDAELLELVEMEVRELLSKYDFPGDDTPIIHGSARLALDGDQSEIGVPAILKLVDALDTFIPEPQRDVDKPFLMPVEDVFSISGRGTVVTGRIERGVIKVGDEIEIVGIRATQKTTVTGVEMFRKLLDQGQAGDNAGLLLRGTKRDDVERGQVLCKPGSIKPHTEFEAEVYVLSKDEGGRHTPFFKGYRPQFYFRTTDITGACQLPEGVEMVMPGDNVKMVVTLINPVAMDEGLRFAIREGGRTVGAGVVAKIIK, from the coding sequence ATGGCCAAGGGTAAGTTCGAGCGCACCAAGCCGCACGTCAACGTCGGCACCATCGGTCACGTCGACCACGGCAAGACCACGCTGACCGCGGCGCTGACCAAGATCGGCGCAGAGCGCTTCGGCGGCGAGTTCAAGGCGTACGACGCGATCGACGCGGCGCCGGAAGAGAAGGCGCGTGGCATCACGATCTCGACCGCCCACGTGGAATACGAATCGCCGACGCGCCACTACGCGCACGTCGATTGCCCGGGCCACGCGGACTACGTGAAGAACATGATCACCGGTGCGGCGCAGATGGACGGCGCGATCCTGGTGTGCTCGGCCGCTGACGGCCCGATGCCGCAGACCCGCGAGCACATCCTGCTGTCGCGCCAGGTCGGCGTGCCGCACATTGTGGTGTTCCTGAACAAGGCCGACATGGTCGACGACGCCGAGCTGCTCGAGCTGGTCGAGATGGAAGTGCGCGAGCTGCTGAGCAAGTACGACTTCCCGGGCGACGACACCCCGATCATCCATGGTTCGGCGCGTCTGGCGCTGGACGGCGACCAGAGCGAGATCGGCGTGCCGGCGATCCTGAAGCTGGTGGACGCGCTGGATACGTTCATCCCGGAGCCGCAGCGCGACGTGGACAAGCCGTTCCTGATGCCGGTGGAAGACGTGTTCTCGATTTCGGGCCGCGGCACCGTGGTGACCGGTCGTATCGAGCGCGGCGTGATCAAGGTGGGCGACGAAATCGAAATCGTCGGCATCCGCGCCACGCAGAAGACCACGGTCACGGGCGTGGAAATGTTCCGCAAGCTGCTGGACCAGGGCCAGGCGGGCGACAACGCCGGTCTGCTGCTGCGCGGCACCAAGCGTGACGACGTGGAGCGCGGCCAGGTGCTGTGCAAGCCGGGTTCGATCAAGCCGCACACCGAGTTCGAAGCCGAGGTGTACGTGCTGTCGAAGGACGAGGGCGGCCGTCACACCCCGTTCTTCAAGGGCTACCGTCCGCAGTTCTACTTCCGCACCACCGACATCACTGGCGCGTGCCAGCTGCCGGAAGGCGTGGAGATGGTGATGCCGGGCGACAACGTGAAGATGGTGGTCACGCTGATCAACCCGGTGGCGATGGACGAAGGCCTGCGTTTCGCGATCCGCGAAGGCGGCCGCACCGTCGGCGCCGGCGTGGTGGCTAAGATCATCAAGTAA
- the ychF gene encoding redox-regulated ATPase YchF, producing the protein MGIKCGIVGLPNVGKSTLFNALTKAGIAAANFPFCTIEPNVGVVPVPDPRLGELSKIINPQKVVPTAVEFVDIAGLVAGAASGEGLGNKFLAHIREVDAITHVVRCFENADVIHVNNKVDPISDIETIDTELALADLDSVEKALNRAERSAKGGDKDAAARKPVLAKLQAALADGKAGRSVGLDEEEKALVRDLFLLTLKPVMYIANVLEDGFENNPHLDAVRARAAAEGAEVVPVSAAIEEELSQLDDADRDTFLADLGLAEPGLNRVIRAAYSLLGLQTYFTAGVKEVRAWTVKAGSTAPQAAAVIHTDFEKGFIRAETIAYDDFIKYKGEAGAREAGRLRLEGKEYRVQEGDVLHFRFNV; encoded by the coding sequence ATGGGCATCAAATGCGGCATCGTCGGCCTGCCCAACGTCGGCAAGTCGACTCTGTTCAATGCGCTGACCAAGGCGGGCATCGCTGCGGCCAACTTCCCGTTCTGCACCATCGAGCCCAACGTCGGCGTGGTGCCGGTGCCGGATCCGCGGCTGGGCGAGCTGTCCAAGATCATCAATCCGCAGAAGGTCGTGCCGACCGCGGTCGAGTTCGTCGACATCGCCGGCCTGGTCGCCGGCGCGGCCAGCGGCGAGGGCCTGGGCAACAAGTTCCTGGCGCACATCCGCGAGGTCGATGCGATCACCCACGTGGTGCGTTGCTTCGAGAACGCCGACGTCATCCACGTCAACAACAAGGTCGATCCGATCTCGGACATCGAGACCATCGATACCGAGCTGGCCCTGGCCGATCTGGACAGCGTCGAGAAGGCCTTGAACCGCGCCGAGCGCAGCGCCAAGGGCGGCGACAAGGACGCGGCCGCGCGCAAGCCGGTGCTGGCCAAGTTGCAGGCCGCGCTGGCCGACGGCAAGGCCGGGCGCAGCGTGGGCCTGGACGAGGAAGAGAAGGCGCTGGTGCGCGATCTGTTCCTGCTCACGCTCAAGCCGGTGATGTACATCGCCAACGTGCTCGAGGACGGGTTCGAGAACAACCCGCACCTGGATGCGGTGCGCGCGCGCGCCGCCGCCGAGGGTGCCGAAGTGGTGCCGGTGTCGGCGGCGATTGAGGAAGAGCTGTCGCAGCTGGACGACGCCGATCGCGACACCTTCCTGGCCGACCTGGGCCTGGCCGAGCCGGGCTTGAACCGGGTGATCCGCGCGGCGTATTCGCTGCTCGGGCTGCAGACCTATTTCACCGCCGGGGTCAAGGAAGTGCGCGCGTGGACGGTGAAGGCCGGATCGACCGCGCCGCAGGCCGCTGCGGTGATCCACACCGATTTCGAGAAGGGCTTCATCCGCGCCGAAACCATCGCCTACGACGACTTCATCAAGTACAAGGGCGAGGCCGGCGCGCGCGAGGCCGGGCGGCTGCGCCTGGAGGGCAAGGAATACCGCGTGCAGGAAGGCGACGTGCTGCATTTCCGCTTCAATGTCTGA
- the pth gene encoding aminoacyl-tRNA hydrolase has translation MTGLRLIVGLGNPGAEHANTRHNAGFRFVEQLAERAGARWSVDAKLYGETAKVDVAGQSLWLLKPATFMNLSGKSVTAALRYWKIEPAQALLAHDELDLAPGTARLKFDGGHGGQNGLRDTIRLLGHAGFHRLRIGIGHPGHKDKVVPWVLGRAGKDDQILIDRAIDDAIAVLPLAVQGDFNEAMKRLHTSRDS, from the coding sequence ATGACTGGTCTGCGTCTGATCGTCGGTCTGGGTAATCCCGGAGCCGAACACGCGAACACCCGGCACAACGCCGGGTTTCGTTTTGTCGAACAATTGGCCGAGCGGGCCGGCGCGCGCTGGAGCGTGGACGCCAAGCTGTACGGCGAAACCGCCAAGGTCGATGTGGCCGGGCAGTCGCTGTGGCTGCTGAAGCCGGCCACCTTCATGAATCTCAGCGGCAAGTCGGTGACCGCCGCGTTGCGCTACTGGAAGATCGAACCGGCGCAGGCGCTGCTGGCGCACGATGAGCTGGATCTGGCGCCGGGCACGGCGCGGCTCAAGTTCGACGGCGGCCATGGCGGACAGAACGGTTTGCGCGACACCATCCGCCTGCTCGGGCATGCCGGTTTCCATCGGCTGCGCATCGGCATCGGCCATCCCGGCCACAAGGACAAGGTCGTCCCCTGGGTGCTGGGACGTGCCGGCAAGGACGACCAGATCCTGATCGACCGCGCCATCGACGACGCCATCGCGGTGCTGCCGCTGGCGGTGCAGGGCGATTTCAACGAGGCGATGAAGCGGCTGCATACGAGCAGGGATTCGTGA
- a CDS encoding 50S ribosomal protein L25/general stress protein Ctc, whose amino-acid sequence MATTHEIKVQRREVEGKGASRRLRRDGLIPAIVYGGDLKPVNIELNHNEVWLASQNDWFYSSILSLSLNGDVQKVLLRDMQRHPFKQLIMHIDFQRVNDNEALHASVPLHFLNEDVSPAGKSAEVVVTHELNEIQVVCLPKDLPEFVEVDLSALSVGDVIHLSDLKLPAGVELPELKLGKEHDVAVVIAKHGRVEAEPEATDAPAAAEPAKKDGK is encoded by the coding sequence ATGGCAACCACGCATGAAATCAAGGTTCAGCGCCGCGAGGTCGAGGGTAAGGGTGCGAGCCGCCGCCTCCGTCGCGACGGCCTGATCCCCGCCATCGTCTACGGTGGCGACCTGAAGCCGGTCAACATCGAGCTCAACCACAACGAAGTCTGGCTCGCCAGCCAGAACGACTGGTTCTACTCGTCGATCCTCAGCCTGAGCCTGAACGGCGACGTGCAGAAGGTGCTGCTGCGCGATATGCAGCGCCACCCGTTCAAGCAGCTGATCATGCACATCGACTTCCAGCGCGTGAACGACAACGAGGCGCTGCACGCGTCGGTGCCGCTGCACTTCCTCAACGAGGACGTGTCGCCGGCCGGCAAGTCGGCCGAAGTGGTCGTCACCCACGAGCTGAACGAGATTCAGGTCGTGTGCCTGCCGAAGGACCTGCCGGAGTTCGTCGAAGTCGACCTGTCCGCGCTGTCCGTCGGCGACGTGATCCACCTGTCCGACCTGAAGCTGCCGGCCGGCGTCGAGCTGCCGGAGCTGAAGCTGGGCAAGGAGCACGACGTGGCGGTGGTCATCGCCAAGCACGGCCGTGTCGAAGCCGAACCGGAAGCGACCGATGCTCCGGCCGCGGCCGAGCCGGCGAAGAAGGACGGCAAGTAA
- a CDS encoding ribose-phosphate diphosphokinase, whose translation MQDQRNLLVFSGNANKPLAKSICKELGVRPGKAMVSRFSDGEVQVEIEENVRRQEVFVIQPTGAPSAENLMELLVIIDALKRASAASVTAVVPYFGYSRQDRRMRSSRVPITAKVAAKMFTAVNADRVLTVDLHADQIQGFFDIPVDNVYASPLLLADIWRAYGTDNLIVVSPDVGGVVRARAVAKRLDDADLAIIDKRRPRANVSTVMNIIGDVEGKTCVLVDDIVDTAGTLCAAAAALKAQGALKVAAYCTHPVLSGPAVSNITNSQLDELVVTDTIPLSDAARGCSKIRQLSVAELLAETIRRIAFGESVSSLYVD comes from the coding sequence ATGCAAGATCAACGTAACCTGCTGGTGTTCTCCGGCAACGCCAACAAGCCGCTTGCCAAGAGCATCTGCAAGGAGCTGGGGGTGCGTCCGGGCAAGGCGATGGTGTCGCGCTTCTCCGATGGCGAAGTGCAGGTGGAGATCGAGGAGAACGTGCGCCGGCAGGAAGTGTTCGTGATCCAGCCGACCGGCGCGCCCAGCGCGGAAAACCTGATGGAGCTGTTGGTGATCATCGACGCGCTCAAGCGCGCCAGCGCCGCCAGCGTCACCGCGGTGGTGCCGTACTTCGGCTACTCGCGGCAGGACCGGCGCATGCGCTCCTCGCGCGTGCCGATCACCGCCAAGGTCGCGGCGAAGATGTTCACCGCGGTCAATGCCGACCGCGTGCTGACCGTGGACCTGCACGCCGACCAGATCCAGGGCTTCTTCGACATCCCGGTCGACAACGTCTACGCCTCGCCGCTGCTGCTGGCCGATATCTGGCGCGCCTACGGCACCGACAACCTGATCGTGGTGTCGCCGGACGTGGGCGGCGTGGTCCGCGCCCGCGCCGTGGCCAAGCGCCTGGACGACGCCGACCTGGCGATCATCGACAAGCGCCGCCCGCGCGCCAACGTGTCCACGGTGATGAACATCATCGGCGACGTCGAGGGCAAGACCTGCGTGCTGGTCGACGACATCGTCGACACCGCCGGCACCCTGTGCGCCGCGGCGGCCGCGCTGAAGGCGCAGGGCGCGCTGAAGGTGGCCGCGTATTGCACCCACCCGGTGCTGTCCGGCCCGGCGGTCAGCAACATCACCAATTCGCAGCTCGACGAGCTGGTCGTCACCGACACGATTCCGTTGTCCGACGCCGCGCGCGGCTGCAGCAAGATCCGCCAGCTCAGCGTCGCCGAGCTGCTGGCCGAAACCATTCGCCGCATCGCCTTCGGCGAGTCGGTGAGTTCGTTGTACGTCGATTGA
- the ispE gene encoding 4-(cytidine 5'-diphospho)-2-C-methyl-D-erythritol kinase, producing the protein MSTVGEGGWSAWPAPAKLNLFLQITGRRADGYHTLQTVFRLLDWGDTVHLRVRADGVVARLGDSVPGVVEADDLLVRAARLLQKHAKIAQGVDIRVEKRIPAGGGFGGGSSDAATALVALNALWDAGLDEDALAGLGLALGADVPVFVRGRDAWAEGVGERLTPLPLPPAWYVLADPGVHVPTAALFQAPDLTRDAAPAKMADFVSGFLLGNAFEPVLLRREPAIQAVFQALAQIGTPRLTGSGSGCFVEFADRAAAMRALAALPKGVRAWVAGGVARSPLLDALEA; encoded by the coding sequence ATGAGCACGGTGGGAGAGGGTGGCTGGTCGGCCTGGCCGGCCCCGGCGAAGCTGAACCTGTTTCTGCAGATCACCGGCCGCCGCGCCGACGGCTACCACACGCTGCAAACCGTATTTCGCCTGCTGGATTGGGGGGACACCGTTCATCTGCGCGTGCGCGCCGATGGCGTGGTGGCGCGGCTCGGCGACTCCGTGCCGGGCGTTGTCGAAGCCGACGACCTGCTGGTGCGGGCGGCGCGACTGCTGCAAAAGCATGCCAAGATCGCCCAAGGTGTCGACATCCGCGTGGAAAAGCGTATTCCCGCCGGCGGTGGTTTCGGTGGTGGCTCGTCCGACGCGGCGACCGCGCTGGTCGCGCTGAACGCGTTATGGGATGCAGGATTGGACGAGGACGCGCTGGCCGGCCTGGGCCTGGCGCTGGGTGCGGACGTGCCGGTGTTCGTGCGCGGCCGCGATGCCTGGGCCGAGGGAGTGGGCGAGCGGCTGACGCCATTGCCCCTGCCGCCGGCCTGGTATGTGCTGGCCGATCCGGGGGTTCACGTACCCACCGCGGCGCTGTTCCAGGCCCCGGATTTGACGCGGGATGCTGCGCCCGCGAAAATGGCCGACTTCGTTTCAGGTTTCCTGCTCGGCAATGCGTTCGAGCCGGTGCTGCTCCGCCGCGAACCAGCCATCCAGGCCGTGTTCCAGGCGCTTGCGCAGATCGGCACGCCGCGCCTTACCGGGTCGGGGAGCGGGTGTTTCGTCGAGTTCGCCGATCGCGCCGCCGCCATGCGCGCGCTGGCGGCCTTGCCGAAGGGGGTGCGCGCCTGGGTGGCTGGCGGCGTGGCCCGTTCGCCGCTGCTCGATGCGCTGGAGGCATAG
- the lolB gene encoding lipoprotein insertase outer membrane protein LolB gives MRLVLRAAWALAALLALAGCTSLAPRQAPPAASAPLGEAARQAEAARGAWLQAHPQWSFQGRVAITKGRNGGSGRIDWAQQQREYRIELSAPVTRQSWRLTGDSQRGGGRLEGLDGGPRAGEDAQQLLLEATGWEIPVNLLPDWVRGQVALDAGAPEQVSYDAEGRPQALRQMGWEIQFQEWYPPSDGRPALPRRIEARNGDAKVRLLLDHWDFAAP, from the coding sequence GTGAGGCTGGTATTGCGCGCGGCATGGGCGCTGGCGGCGCTGCTGGCGCTGGCCGGCTGTACGTCGCTGGCGCCGCGGCAGGCACCGCCGGCGGCGAGCGCGCCGCTGGGCGAGGCCGCGCGCCAGGCCGAGGCAGCCCGCGGCGCATGGCTGCAGGCGCATCCGCAGTGGTCGTTCCAGGGCCGGGTGGCGATCACCAAGGGCCGCAACGGCGGTAGCGGCCGCATCGACTGGGCGCAGCAGCAGCGCGAGTACCGGATCGAGCTCAGTGCACCGGTGACCCGGCAGAGCTGGCGCCTGACCGGCGACAGCCAGCGCGGGGGCGGCCGCCTGGAAGGGCTGGACGGCGGTCCGCGCGCCGGCGAGGACGCGCAGCAACTGCTGCTGGAAGCCACAGGTTGGGAGATTCCGGTCAATTTGCTGCCGGATTGGGTGCGCGGACAGGTTGCGCTGGACGCAGGCGCACCGGAGCAGGTGAGTTACGACGCCGAGGGGCGCCCGCAGGCGCTGCGGCAGATGGGGTGGGAGATCCAGTTCCAGGAATGGTATCCGCCCAGCGACGGCCGTCCGGCCCTGCCGCGGCGCATCGAGGCGCGCAACGGCGACGCCAAGGTGCGCCTGCTGCTGGACCATTGGGACTTCGCCGCGCCATGA
- a CDS encoding tetratricopeptide repeat protein yields MPALIRIRIVLLLSALAALPALGATAAAPAAAAKQPPSAAASSLTPVLAGEFALQAGQLTDASHWYLEAANEASGDAGLAERATRIAMLANDNAAAAQALALWRQRAPESLAMRGAEASLALRNGNLRQARGLLVALLRDKDARGWRYALVALVSGNRDPEVAAKVLDQLLDANAIPDQLEAWQEFGRLALRLEQPKLAERIVDQLVKRFPEEPRVALLHATQLQQAGKTEQARALLQGVEPKAQRDPDLRGALAYAYDAIGDTTAAARVLALGPQDTQNYGLRASMLAKLQDNAALSALYEEVRKGAAQPDPERRLLLGKIAEFLKRYQEAVTWYRGVPGGPLRNEARLRTAGALYELGQKDAAFAEARALQDDAEADDAARRDAYVLEAELRQRSGDDAGELQVFERGLAAYPDDNALLYARGLAWERRDRIDRAEADLRKILVTEPENVAALNALGYTLADRTHRYREALQLIDRARTADPDNAAIIDSYGWVLYRLGKTQEALVQLRRAWTLFKDPEIAAHIGQVLWEQGKHDEANKYFDEARKLDPKNRALQRAMEKVAP; encoded by the coding sequence ATGCCCGCATTGATTCGCATCCGTATCGTTCTATTGCTGTCGGCGCTCGCCGCGCTGCCGGCCCTCGGCGCCACCGCCGCTGCCCCAGCGGCCGCCGCCAAGCAGCCGCCGAGCGCCGCTGCGTCCTCGCTGACGCCGGTGCTGGCCGGCGAGTTCGCGCTGCAGGCCGGACAGCTGACCGATGCCTCGCACTGGTACCTGGAGGCGGCGAACGAGGCGTCCGGCGATGCCGGCCTGGCCGAGCGCGCAACCCGTATCGCGATGCTGGCCAACGACAACGCGGCCGCGGCGCAGGCCCTGGCGCTGTGGCGCCAGCGTGCGCCGGAGTCGCTGGCGATGCGCGGCGCCGAGGCCTCGCTCGCGCTGCGCAACGGCAATCTGCGCCAGGCGCGCGGCCTGCTGGTGGCGCTGCTGCGCGACAAGGACGCGCGCGGCTGGCGCTATGCGCTGGTGGCGCTGGTCAGCGGCAACCGCGATCCGGAGGTGGCGGCGAAGGTGCTGGACCAACTGCTCGACGCCAACGCCATCCCCGACCAGCTCGAGGCCTGGCAGGAGTTCGGGCGCCTGGCGCTGCGCCTGGAGCAGCCGAAGCTGGCCGAGCGCATCGTCGATCAGCTGGTCAAGCGCTTCCCGGAAGAGCCGCGCGTGGCCCTGCTGCACGCCACCCAGTTGCAACAGGCCGGCAAGACCGAGCAGGCGCGGGCGCTGCTGCAGGGCGTGGAGCCCAAGGCACAGCGCGACCCGGACCTGCGCGGCGCGCTGGCCTACGCCTACGACGCGATCGGCGATACCACCGCCGCGGCGCGGGTGCTGGCGCTCGGTCCGCAGGACACCCAGAACTACGGCCTGCGCGCCTCGATGCTGGCCAAGCTGCAGGACAACGCGGCGCTGAGCGCGCTGTACGAGGAAGTGCGCAAGGGGGCGGCGCAGCCGGACCCGGAGCGGCGCCTGCTGCTCGGCAAGATCGCCGAGTTCCTGAAGCGCTATCAGGAGGCGGTGACCTGGTACCGCGGCGTGCCGGGCGGCCCGCTGCGCAACGAAGCGCGGCTGCGCACCGCCGGGGCGCTGTACGAACTCGGGCAGAAGGACGCCGCCTTCGCCGAGGCGCGTGCGCTGCAGGACGATGCCGAGGCCGACGATGCCGCGCGCCGCGACGCCTACGTGCTGGAGGCGGAATTGCGCCAGCGCAGTGGCGACGACGCCGGCGAGCTGCAGGTGTTCGAGCGCGGCCTGGCCGCCTATCCGGACGACAACGCGTTGCTGTACGCGCGCGGCCTGGCCTGGGAGCGGCGCGACCGCATCGACCGCGCCGAAGCCGACCTGCGCAAGATCCTGGTCACCGAGCCGGAGAACGTGGCCGCGCTCAATGCGCTCGGCTACACCCTGGCCGACCGCACCCATCGCTACCGCGAGGCGCTGCAGCTGATCGATCGCGCCCGCACCGCCGATCCGGACAACGCCGCGATCATCGACAGCTACGGCTGGGTGCTGTATCGGCTGGGCAAGACCCAGGAAGCGCTGGTGCAGCTGCGCCGCGCCTGGACTCTGTTCAAGGATCCGGAAATCGCCGCGCACATCGGTCAGGTGCTGTGGGAGCAGGGCAAGCACGACGAGGCAAATAAATACTTCGACGAAGCGCGCAAGCTCGATCCGAAGAATCGCGCGCTGCAGCGAGCGATGGAAAAGGTCGCGCCGTGA
- the hemA gene encoding glutamyl-tRNA reductase, whose amino-acid sequence MTLWVLGLNHQTAPVDLRERVAFAGDALPRALQSLRALPNVAEAALLSTCNRTELYAIADDAQSLADWLDSHAAGLHGYLYQHQDADAVRHLFRVATGLDSMVLGEPQILGQVKDAWVLAREHGAMGNRLDRLFQQTFSVAKRARTDTRVGANPVSVASTAVRLAQNSFARLSESTVLLVGAGETIELAAKHLSEGRVRRLLIANRTLAHAQELASRHGGVALPLNELERHLQEADVVFSATAAREPVVTRAQVEQALRARKHKPMLLFDLAVPRDIEAGVADLADAYLYTVDDLERAVEDNRRGRREAAEAAEAIIDLQVLRYIETLQASTRQAPLKRLRAHGDSTRDDVLAKARQQLANGKPADEVLEFLANTLTNRLLHPPTAALREAALRGDAELARAAERLFPEKPGYFHPILKTDDADPAP is encoded by the coding sequence ATGACGTTGTGGGTGCTCGGATTGAACCACCAGACCGCGCCGGTCGACCTGCGCGAACGGGTGGCGTTCGCCGGCGATGCGCTGCCGCGCGCGCTGCAATCGCTGCGCGCCTTGCCCAACGTCGCCGAGGCCGCCTTGCTGTCCACCTGCAACCGCACCGAGCTGTACGCGATCGCCGACGACGCGCAAAGCCTGGCCGACTGGCTGGATTCGCACGCCGCCGGCCTGCATGGCTACCTGTACCAGCACCAGGACGCCGATGCGGTCCGCCACCTGTTCCGCGTCGCCACCGGGCTGGACTCGATGGTGCTGGGCGAGCCGCAGATCCTCGGCCAGGTGAAGGACGCCTGGGTGCTGGCGCGCGAGCACGGGGCGATGGGCAACCGCCTGGACCGGCTGTTCCAGCAGACCTTCTCGGTGGCCAAGCGCGCGCGCACCGACACCCGGGTCGGCGCCAATCCGGTCTCGGTGGCCTCCACCGCGGTGCGCCTGGCACAGAACTCCTTCGCCCGGCTCAGCGAATCGACGGTGCTGCTGGTCGGCGCCGGCGAGACCATCGAGCTGGCCGCCAAGCATCTCAGCGAAGGCCGCGTGCGGCGCCTGCTGATCGCCAACCGCACCCTCGCCCACGCCCAGGAGCTGGCCAGCCGGCATGGTGGCGTGGCGCTGCCGCTGAACGAGCTGGAACGGCATCTGCAGGAAGCCGACGTGGTGTTCTCGGCCACCGCCGCGCGCGAGCCGGTGGTGACCCGGGCGCAGGTCGAGCAGGCGCTGCGCGCGCGCAAGCACAAGCCGATGCTGCTGTTCGACCTGGCGGTGCCGCGCGACATCGAGGCCGGCGTGGCCGACCTGGCCGATGCCTATCTGTACACCGTGGACGACCTGGAACGCGCGGTCGAGGACAATCGCCGCGGCCGCCGCGAAGCGGCCGAGGCCGCCGAGGCGATCATCGACCTGCAGGTGCTGCGCTACATCGAGACGCTGCAGGCCAGCACCCGCCAGGCGCCGCTCAAGCGCCTGCGCGCGCACGGCGACAGCACCCGCGACGACGTGCTGGCTAAGGCGCGGCAGCAACTGGCCAACGGCAAGCCGGCCGACGAAGTGCTGGAATTCCTCGCCAACACCCTGACCAACCGCCTGCTGCATCCGCCCACCGCGGCGCTGCGCGAGGCGGCGCTGCGCGGCGATGCCGAGCTGGCCCGCGCCGCCGAGCGCCTGTTCCCGGAAAAGCCGGGCTATTTCCACCCCATTCTGAAGACCGATGACGCCGACCCTGCGCCGTAA